A window from Acidobacteriota bacterium encodes these proteins:
- a CDS encoding glycosyltransferase family 2 protein, with translation MSKPNVVVVMPAYNAAQTLLRTHEEVMATGVVDHVIVVDDASRDETLTIARSLPATTVHAHARNLGYGGNQKSCYRLALAQGADIVIMVHPDYQYTPRLIPAMAALIEAGLAHCVLGSRILGGYALAGGMPRWRYYSNRALTLMENLLTGAKLSEYHTGYRAFSAALLRRIPFGENSDDFIFDNQMLAQILWYGYRISEISCPTRYATDASSINFRRSVRYGFGCLGVGLAYRLARWGLARSRMFPDVATEHPADA, from the coding sequence ATGAGCAAGCCCAACGTCGTGGTGGTGATGCCGGCGTACAACGCGGCGCAGACGCTGCTGCGGACCCATGAGGAGGTCATGGCCACAGGCGTGGTGGACCATGTCATCGTCGTGGACGACGCCAGCCGCGACGAGACCCTGACCATCGCCCGGTCCCTGCCGGCGACCACCGTCCACGCCCATGCCCGCAACCTCGGCTACGGCGGCAACCAGAAGAGCTGCTACCGGCTGGCCCTGGCCCAGGGGGCGGATATCGTCATCATGGTCCACCCCGACTACCAGTACACGCCGCGTCTGATCCCGGCCATGGCGGCACTCATCGAAGCGGGGCTGGCGCACTGCGTGCTGGGTTCCCGGATCCTCGGCGGCTACGCCCTGGCCGGCGGCATGCCGCGCTGGCGCTACTACAGCAACCGGGCCCTGACCCTGATGGAGAACCTGCTCACCGGCGCCAAGCTGTCGGAATACCACACGGGCTATCGCGCCTTTTCGGCGGCGCTGCTGCGCCGCATCCCGTTCGGGGAAAACTCCGACGACTTCATCTTCGACAACCAGATGCTGGCCCAGATCCTCTGGTACGGCTACCGCATCTCCGAGATCAGCTGTCCCACGCGCTACGCGACGGACGCCTCCTCGATCAACTTCCGGCGCAGCGTCCGCTACGGGTTCGGCTGCCTGGGGGTGGGACTGGCGTACCGCCTGGCCCGGTGGGGCCTGGCGCGCTCCCGGATGTTCCCCGATGTGGCGACCGAGCACCCGGCCGACGCGTGA
- a CDS encoding anion transporter has product MTPDWTLLIFLVTYTGVALGHIPPWALDRTGFALLGAIAMVVSGALTITQAVAAVDLPTILLLYALMIVSGQLRLGGFYTWTVLRLSRYLDRPRLFLALVMVVGGALSALLTNDIVCLAFTPVLVVTVCRRRLNPIPFLLGLAAAANIGSAITIIGNPQNMLIGQLGRLDFGRFAAWCAPPSIAALAAAFGFICWVYRDRFGGGGAACGEADASDWPAFNQWQTTKGLLVVGGLIVLFFTPVPRELSAIALAGVLLCSRRMSTRRLLGFMDWHLLTLFVGLFIVIQGIETTGWPARIIAALAAAGIDLRDLALLSSVSTVLSNLVSNVPAVMLLTRFLDPAAPAQWYALAVSSTFAGNLITIGSIANLIVIEGARNLGIAVTFKEHARVGVPVTLLSLGILLGWIWVAG; this is encoded by the coding sequence GTGACCCCCGACTGGACTCTGCTCATCTTCCTGGTGACCTACACCGGCGTGGCGTTGGGCCACATCCCGCCGTGGGCGCTGGACCGGACCGGCTTCGCGCTACTCGGCGCCATCGCCATGGTGGTGAGCGGCGCGCTCACCATCACCCAGGCGGTGGCGGCGGTGGACCTGCCCACCATCCTGCTGCTCTACGCGCTCATGATCGTCTCCGGCCAGCTCCGCCTCGGCGGGTTCTACACCTGGACGGTGCTCCGCCTCTCGCGCTACCTGGACCGGCCCCGGCTGTTCCTGGCTCTGGTGATGGTTGTCGGCGGCGCGCTGTCGGCCCTGCTCACCAACGACATCGTCTGCCTGGCGTTCACGCCGGTGCTGGTGGTGACCGTCTGCCGGCGCCGGCTCAATCCGATCCCGTTCCTGCTGGGCCTCGCGGCGGCCGCCAACATCGGCTCGGCGATCACCATCATCGGCAATCCCCAGAACATGCTCATCGGCCAGCTGGGGCGGCTGGACTTCGGTCGCTTCGCCGCGTGGTGCGCGCCGCCGAGCATCGCGGCGCTGGCGGCGGCGTTCGGCTTCATCTGCTGGGTGTACCGGGATCGCTTCGGGGGCGGGGGAGCGGCGTGCGGAGAGGCGGATGCGTCCGACTGGCCGGCATTCAACCAGTGGCAGACGACGAAGGGGCTGCTGGTGGTGGGCGGGCTGATTGTGCTCTTCTTCACGCCGGTGCCGCGGGAGCTGTCGGCCATCGCCCTGGCGGGCGTGCTCCTGTGCAGCCGCCGCATGAGCACCCGCCGCCTGCTCGGCTTCATGGACTGGCACCTGCTCACCCTGTTCGTCGGGTTGTTCATCGTCATCCAGGGGATCGAGACCACCGGCTGGCCGGCGCGGATCATCGCGGCGCTGGCCGCGGCCGGGATCGACCTGCGCGACCTGGCGCTGCTTTCGAGTGTCTCGACGGTGCTGAGCAATCTGGTGAGCAACGTGCCTGCCGTCATGCTGCTGACGCGCTTCCTCGATCCGGCGGCGCCGGCGCAGTGGTACGCGCTGGCCGTGTCCAGCACCTTCGCCGGCAACCTGATCACCATCGGCAGTATCGCCAACCTGATCGTCATCGAGGGCGCCCGCAACCTTGGGATCGCCGTCACCTTTAAGGAGCACGCCCGGGTGGGCGTGCCGGTGACGCTGCTGTCGCTGGGGATCCTGCTGGGGTGGATCTGGGTGGCGGGGTGA
- a CDS encoding protein kinase — protein MNQSQSPEPLRSFRPPQEGEVIECLGRRYTLGRETGHGYFGAVFQCTDEWGNDLVAKVLLPQGRTYEQVRQEWLTELQNLKALRHPNITYVYDAFECRDTFYLIIERCAATLVDLIGAPDLPGEEWLPAVSRDLLQAIDFIHQSGYVHKDISPTNVLVVMSREQLLSTPPATVVFKVGDLGISRLESDINLFNTILAKWMHPPEFLDPEQFGAIGKPVDIYHGGLLLLSLLLGRIPQFTPAEIAAGEPRRLAERVPSRYAPAIVRALRRHVAFRTQTAIDFWRDLNQSQ, from the coding sequence GTGAACCAGAGCCAGAGCCCCGAGCCGCTCCGCAGTTTCCGCCCCCCGCAGGAGGGCGAGGTCATCGAGTGCCTCGGCCGGCGCTACACGTTGGGCCGCGAGACCGGCCACGGCTACTTCGGCGCCGTCTTCCAGTGCACCGACGAGTGGGGCAACGACCTGGTGGCCAAGGTGCTGCTGCCGCAGGGGCGGACCTACGAGCAGGTCCGGCAGGAGTGGCTCACGGAGTTGCAGAATCTGAAGGCGCTGCGTCACCCCAACATCACCTACGTCTACGACGCCTTTGAGTGCCGCGACACCTTCTACCTGATCATCGAGCGCTGCGCCGCCACGCTCGTGGACCTGATCGGCGCGCCCGATCTCCCCGGCGAGGAGTGGCTCCCCGCGGTGAGCCGCGATCTCCTCCAGGCCATCGACTTCATTCACCAGTCGGGCTACGTCCACAAAGACATCTCGCCCACCAACGTGCTCGTGGTCATGTCCCGGGAGCAGCTTCTGTCCACCCCGCCGGCGACGGTGGTGTTCAAGGTGGGGGATCTCGGGATCAGCCGCCTGGAGAGCGACATCAACCTCTTCAACACGATCCTGGCCAAATGGATGCATCCGCCGGAGTTCCTCGACCCGGAGCAGTTCGGCGCCATCGGCAAGCCGGTGGACATCTACCACGGCGGACTGCTTCTCCTCAGCCTCCTGCTGGGCCGCATTCCCCAGTTCACCCCCGCGGAAATCGCCGCCGGCGAGCCGCGCCGGCTGGCCGAGCGCGTTCCCTCCCGCTACGCCCCCGCCATCGTCCGGGCGCTGCGCCGCCACGTGGCCTTCCGCACCCAGACGGCTATCGACTTCTGGCGGGACCTCAACCAGTCACAGTGA
- a CDS encoding alpha-amylase yields the protein MSANPSALPSGARVIRLCALEGGGAPSPRPGDRVMAFHIRRWARDRYGVADHLYTLTGNVVFTDFHAVRLLAQAMNAHRDLTGFPERAVRAGHLNAMGLIDEILHHVAAQYRAQCNARAFADALARLDTALGREAVDTVLRRFTELFPPPAVYRGEIEAEAYLAGATAGVSHRETALEEVLLLWLANANPAFTPFNELFNDAELALATPYPRVIEALADYFAEQPVFGPDHQSLVVMLRSPALAVPYDLLGQLDWIRERWGLLLHDYLLRLLSGLDLVREEARAGGGGAGPAQVLRFDAAGGWAGAEPEPERFTPDRDWMPRLVLIAKSTYVWLDQLSRRYRRPIRTLDAIPDEELDRLARWGFTGLWLIGVWERSRASRQIKQMCGNPEALASAYSLAGYAIAEDLGGEAALDNLRHRAWSRGIRLAADMVPNHMGIDAPWVREHPDWFIQLDHSPFPVYSYNGPNLSGDDRHGIFVEDHYFQRTDAAVTFKWTDFHTGDTRYIYHGNDGTNMPWNDTAQLNYLLPEVREAAIQAILSVARRFPVIRFDAAMTLTKRHFHRLWYPEPGAGGDIPSRAGRGLTKADFDRAMPNEFWREVVDRLAAEAPDTLLLAEAFWLMEGYFVRTLGMHRVYNSAFMNFLKNEDNDKLRLSVRNVLEFNPEILKRFVNFLSNPDEETAVAQFGKGDKYLGVTLLMVTMPGLPMFGHGQIEGFSEKYGMEYPRAYWDEHPDEGLVQAHERLIFPLMRRRHVFAEVRHFLLYDLYTTVGAVDENVIAFSNRHGDERALVVFHNKYAATAGWIRESAAYLDGAAGEAERRLVRRSLGDGLGLADSDRHFAIFRDHVTGLEYIRCSRDIHRQGLFVDLHAYQYQVFLDFREVDDSAHGHYARLAAFLDGRGVPSIDAALQELFLQPIQQAFERLLEPGRLRACLPDAPAGAWAAGDATLDAFAADAAALLAEIRAFKRGAGDPAAAAAAVRADLAAAFSLPERLARFVRLDDSAVAGGARHLQAACEAAWTTGLDLVLWSVLRRLGDALGAHDPELSRSLLHELRFARLVQRAGEALGLSEEDVRRRLALVRILLSHAGWMERAATAAPGAGLPLAELVADPDLPAFIQVNRWQDVLWFNRECFEELADHLLAVAVTAATARSGEPAATADALGRYWPVRQRLQGAIERSGYQLQHLLDLTAGPGADPATSFGAATE from the coding sequence ATGAGCGCCAACCCATCCGCCCTGCCCTCCGGAGCCCGCGTCATCCGCCTGTGCGCCCTGGAGGGCGGCGGAGCGCCGTCGCCGCGGCCGGGCGACCGCGTCATGGCCTTCCACATCCGCCGCTGGGCCCGCGACCGCTACGGCGTGGCCGACCACCTCTACACCCTCACCGGCAACGTGGTGTTTACGGACTTCCACGCCGTCCGGCTGCTGGCGCAGGCGATGAACGCGCACCGCGACCTGACCGGCTTCCCCGAACGGGCGGTGCGCGCCGGCCACCTCAACGCCATGGGGCTCATCGACGAGATCCTGCACCACGTGGCCGCCCAATACCGCGCGCAGTGCAACGCCCGCGCCTTCGCCGACGCGCTGGCCCGCCTCGACACCGCGCTGGGGCGCGAGGCGGTGGACACCGTGCTGCGGCGCTTCACCGAGCTCTTCCCGCCGCCCGCCGTCTATCGCGGCGAAATTGAGGCGGAGGCCTATCTGGCCGGCGCCACCGCGGGCGTCTCCCACCGGGAAACGGCCCTGGAGGAAGTGCTGCTCCTGTGGCTGGCCAACGCCAACCCGGCCTTCACCCCGTTCAACGAACTGTTCAACGATGCGGAGCTGGCACTCGCGACCCCCTACCCGCGGGTCATCGAGGCGCTGGCCGACTACTTCGCCGAACAGCCGGTGTTCGGACCGGACCACCAGTCGCTGGTGGTCATGCTCCGCAGCCCGGCGCTGGCGGTCCCGTACGACCTGCTGGGCCAGCTCGACTGGATCCGCGAACGGTGGGGCTTGCTCTTGCACGACTACCTGCTCCGGCTGCTGAGCGGCCTGGACCTGGTGCGGGAGGAGGCGCGCGCCGGCGGTGGCGGCGCCGGACCGGCCCAGGTGCTGCGGTTCGACGCGGCCGGCGGCTGGGCGGGCGCCGAGCCGGAGCCTGAGCGCTTCACGCCGGACCGCGACTGGATGCCCCGGCTGGTGCTCATCGCCAAGAGCACCTACGTCTGGCTCGACCAGCTGTCGCGCCGGTATCGGCGGCCCATCCGCACGCTGGACGCGATCCCCGACGAGGAGCTGGACCGCCTGGCCCGCTGGGGCTTCACCGGCCTGTGGCTCATCGGCGTGTGGGAACGGAGCCGCGCCTCGCGGCAGATCAAGCAGATGTGCGGCAACCCCGAGGCGCTGGCCTCGGCCTACTCGCTCGCCGGCTACGCCATCGCCGAGGATCTCGGCGGCGAGGCAGCGCTCGACAACCTCCGCCACCGCGCCTGGAGCCGGGGCATCCGCCTGGCGGCCGACATGGTCCCCAATCACATGGGCATCGACGCGCCGTGGGTCCGCGAGCACCCCGACTGGTTCATCCAGCTGGACCACAGCCCCTTCCCCGTCTACTCGTACAACGGGCCGAACCTGTCGGGCGACGACCGCCACGGGATTTTCGTTGAGGACCATTATTTCCAGCGCACCGACGCCGCGGTCACCTTTAAGTGGACGGACTTCCACACCGGCGACACCCGCTACATCTACCACGGCAACGACGGCACCAACATGCCGTGGAACGACACCGCCCAGCTCAACTACCTGCTCCCCGAGGTGCGCGAAGCGGCGATCCAGGCCATTCTGAGCGTGGCACGGCGCTTCCCGGTGATCCGCTTCGACGCGGCCATGACCCTGACCAAGCGCCACTTCCACCGCCTCTGGTATCCGGAGCCGGGCGCCGGCGGCGACATCCCGTCGCGGGCCGGGCGCGGCCTGACCAAGGCCGACTTCGACCGCGCCATGCCCAACGAGTTCTGGCGCGAGGTGGTGGACCGCCTGGCCGCCGAGGCCCCCGACACCCTGCTCCTGGCCGAGGCGTTCTGGCTCATGGAGGGCTACTTCGTGCGCACCCTGGGGATGCACCGGGTGTACAACAGCGCCTTCATGAACTTCCTCAAGAACGAGGACAACGACAAGTTACGGCTCTCGGTGCGCAACGTCCTGGAGTTCAACCCGGAGATCCTCAAGCGGTTTGTCAACTTTCTGAGCAACCCCGACGAGGAGACCGCGGTGGCCCAGTTCGGCAAGGGGGACAAGTACCTGGGCGTCACCCTGCTCATGGTCACCATGCCGGGGCTGCCCATGTTCGGACACGGCCAGATCGAGGGCTTCAGCGAAAAGTACGGCATGGAGTACCCGCGGGCCTACTGGGACGAGCACCCCGACGAGGGCCTGGTCCAGGCACACGAGCGCTTGATCTTCCCCCTGATGCGCCGGCGCCACGTCTTCGCCGAAGTGCGGCACTTCCTCCTTTATGACCTGTACACCACGGTCGGCGCCGTGGACGAAAACGTGATCGCCTTCAGCAACCGCCACGGCGACGAGCGCGCGCTGGTGGTGTTCCACAACAAGTACGCCGCCACCGCCGGCTGGATCCGCGAGTCGGCCGCCTACCTCGACGGCGCCGCCGGCGAGGCGGAGCGCCGGCTGGTCCGCAGGTCCCTCGGCGACGGTCTGGGCCTGGCCGACAGCGACCGCCACTTCGCGATCTTCCGCGACCACGTCACCGGCCTCGAGTACATCCGCTGCAGCCGCGACATCCACCGGCAGGGACTGTTCGTGGATTTGCACGCCTACCAGTATCAGGTCTTCCTCGACTTCCGCGAGGTGGACGACTCGGCGCACGGCCACTACGCCCGCCTGGCCGCCTTCCTCGACGGGCGCGGCGTACCCAGCATCGACGCGGCGCTGCAGGAGCTGTTCCTCCAGCCCATCCAGCAGGCGTTCGAACGGCTGCTCGAGCCGGGGCGCCTGCGCGCCTGCCTGCCGGACGCGCCGGCCGGGGCCTGGGCGGCCGGCGACGCGACGCTCGATGCCTTCGCGGCCGATGCCGCCGCGCTGTTGGCGGAGATCCGCGCCTTCAAACGCGGCGCGGGCGATCCGGCCGCGGCCGCCGCGGCGGTGCGCGCCGATCTGGCCGCGGCGTTCAGCCTGCCCGAGCGCCTCGCCCGTTTCGTCCGGCTGGACGACTCGGCGGTGGCCGGCGGCGCCCGCCACCTGCAGGCGGCCTGCGAAGCGGCGTGGACGACCGGCCTCGACCTGGTGCTCTGGAGCGTGCTCCGCCGCCTCGGCGACGCGCTGGGCGCCCACGATCCCGAGCTCAGCCGCAGCCTGCTCCACGAGCTGCGGTTCGCCCGGCTGGTCCAACGCGCCGGCGAGGCGCTCGGATTGTCCGAGGAGGATGTCCGGCGGCGCCTGGCCCTGGTGCGGATTCTGCTCAGCCACGCCGGCTGGATGGAGCGCGCCGCCACGGCTGCCCCCGGCGCCGGCCTCCCCCTGGCCGAGCTCGTGGCCGACCCGGACCTGCCCGCATTCATCCAGGTGAACCGCTGGCAGGACGTCCTCTGGTTCAACCGAGAATGTTTCGAAGAGCTGGCGGACCACCTGCTGGCGGTCGCCGTGACCGCCGCCACGGCCCGGTCCGGTGAACCGGCCGCCACCGCTGACGCGCTGGGCCGTTACTGGCCTGTCCGGCAGCGGCTCCAGGGGGCCATCGAGAGGTCGGGGTACCAGCTCCAGCACCTGCTGGATCTCACCGCCGGCCCCGGCGCCGACCCGGCGACGAGCTTCGGCGCCGCGACCGAATGA